In Primulina eburnea isolate SZY01 chromosome 3, ASM2296580v1, whole genome shotgun sequence, one DNA window encodes the following:
- the LOC140828259 gene encoding uncharacterized protein: MYAAKPRSLYRKFPGALTAQPPSDAPYSGNLIFSDEESDTMDFSCFGICNNDRIKTLPFPQDRMLRVVHSSSHEEASVTKVWFVPVLDHSLSLNRYYVLKAKGRHKGQAYTCSREGEETLCCFKNLGTDSKTRPLDYRNRYQQFEIHHNHGGGFFAQSLEWDGYPPDFLRKNGWEVYVSRSFKLHLQETRDHLHSFTSSNLPELNFPLYSKRSTTTVIGSWYTPFAFVREDEGNNNMISIGDQMRKSLIYEWSLKQWWEEIYSCENGSNQGRNNNLVSMDVRVKRSFCLVRGMEAEEDDDRRQEFEGFQWFRVGERSGLRRAGVGLSLGVYEKLRGLQERRGWFDNDGEKEIRVHGRKEIESGREWRRFGCYVFVESFELRGMDGGLLINFSFRDTHRVQCKWE; encoded by the exons ATGTATGCAGCAAAACCACGTTCACTGTACCGCAAATTCCCAGGTGCTCTCACAGCGCAGCCGCCTTCAGATGCTCCATACTCCGGAAACCTGATATTTTCCGACGAGGAATCGGACACGATGGATTTCTCCTGTTTCGGGATATGCAATAATGACAGAATCAAAACACTGCCATTTCCCCAAGACAGGATGTTGCGGGTGGTTCACTCGTCGTCACACGAGGAAGCGAGTGTCACAAAAGTTTGGTTTGTGCCTGTTCTGGATCACTCACTTTCgttgaatcgatactatgtgctTAAAGCCAAGGGAAGACACAAAGG ACAAGCTTACACATGCTCCAGAGAAGGAGAAGAGACACTGTGCTGCTTCAAAAATCTTGGAACGGATTCAAAAACCCGACCTTTAGATTACAGAAACAGGTACCAACAATTCGAGATTCATCACAACCACGGAGGTGGTTTCTTTGCACAGTCGCTAGAATGGGACGGCTATCCACCAGATTTCCTCAGAAAAAATGGGTGGGAAGTTTACGTGTCCCGCTCATTCAAACTCCATCTGCAAGAAACTCGAGATCATCTCCATAGCTTCACCTCATCGAACCTCCCCGAACTCAACTTCCCACTATACTCGAAACGTTCGACTACAACCGTGATCGGAAGCTGGTACACCCCATTTGCTTTCGTGAGAGAAGATGAAGGGAACAACAATATGATCAGTATCGGTGATCAGATGAGAAAGAGCTTGATCTATGAATGGAGCTTAAAGCAGTGGTGGGAGGAGATATATTCGTGCGAAAATGGGTCGAACCAGGGCCGAAACAACAACCTTGTGTCTATGGACGTGAGAGTCAAGAGGTCGTTCTGTTTGGTAAGAGGTATGGAAGCTGAGGAGGACGATGACCGTAGGCAAGAATTCGAGGGTTTTCAATGGTTTCGAGTGGGGGAGAGGAGTGGGTTAAGGAGAGCGGGTGTGGGGTTGAGTTTGGGTGTATATGAGAAATTGAGGGGCTTACAAGAGAGGAGAGGGTGGTTTGACAATGATGGGGAAAAGGAAATTAGGGTTCATGGGAGGAAGGAGATCGAAAGTGGGAGAGAGTGGAGGAGGTTTGGTTGCTATGTGTTTGTGGAGAGTTTTGAGCTGAGGGGAATGGATGGGGGTTTGTTGATTAATTTTTCTTTTAGGGATACTCACAGGGTTCAATGTAAATGGGAGTAA